In a single window of the Flavobacterium sp. W4I14 genome:
- a CDS encoding hypothetical protein (product_source=Hypo-rule applied; cleavage_site_network=SignalP-noTM; superfamily=56935), with amino-acid sequence MKKTLFTLLITLLSCYSYATGLKTKTYNRFADVSVNFTPTGIGWYRITAYGGLQVGTIQIMSNYDNRVTDVEFQYNIGGFSVGGSIQQTRYSSYNTGSVDQVRISSDGLANSYLDIHVNSATVPNPIYISGQGMNMPNFVASPAINAEAGSTDVNVLTLSHGFNSTQGATFAVTSGNVGIGTSHPDAKLTVKGLIHTQEVKVDLQVPGLIMCSMTIIC; translated from the coding sequence ATGAAAAAAACACTATTTACATTACTGATTACATTATTGAGCTGCTATTCTTATGCAACCGGTCTAAAAACAAAAACTTATAATAGATTCGCTGATGTATCAGTGAACTTTACACCAACAGGCATAGGTTGGTACAGGATAACCGCGTATGGTGGCCTACAAGTTGGAACAATACAGATCATGTCTAATTATGATAATAGGGTTACTGATGTAGAATTTCAATATAATATAGGAGGATTCAGTGTTGGTGGTTCAATACAGCAAACACGATATTCCAGCTATAACACTGGAAGTGTTGATCAGGTAAGAATCAGTAGCGACGGCCTTGCAAACTCGTACCTTGATATTCATGTTAATTCAGCGACCGTGCCTAACCCGATATATATATCTGGACAGGGAATGAATATGCCAAATTTTGTTGCAAGTCCAGCAATAAATGCTGAGGCTGGTTCAACAGATGTAAATGTTCTAACCCTAAGCCATGGGTTCAATTCCACCCAGGGGGCTACATTTGCGGTAACTAGCGGTAATGTTGGTATTGGCACAAGTCATCCTGATGCTAAATTAACCGTGAAGGGCTTGATCCATACCCAAGAAGTGAAGGTAGATTTACAAGTGCCTGGCCTGATTATGTGTTCAATGACGATTATATGTTGA
- a CDS encoding hypothetical protein (product_source=Hypo-rule applied; cath_funfam=2.60.40.10; smart=SM00060; superfamily=49265): protein MKSIKLFFVFLALFLYGCNEFIEPSLAERKLDLLAPSQGLETSSYQQTFWWEGMPDAIFYRLEVVTPKFDSISKLVLDTLITGNKFVYTLDPGRYEWRVRAENGSSASAFTTRAFTIYPSSLTDQILQVSKPTNGLYANHPEVQYEWLRLFGATQYRLQVDKNNFLDETKLLLNVTTDNLSFLQSLMTEGAFQYRIRAENATQNSKWSPVRNFTYDIIGPEKVTLSAPVNKQVVSRPVKLVWNGQADADRYQVYVYKSDSLTIYNTAYPQLLTATELNFNAGESGESLVWRVRAVDKAGNFGGYSAYYSFTMR from the coding sequence ATGAAATCAATAAAATTATTTTTTGTTTTTTTAGCACTGTTTTTATATGGCTGTAACGAATTCATCGAACCGTCACTTGCCGAACGTAAATTGGATCTCCTTGCACCTTCGCAAGGGCTGGAAACCAGCAGTTATCAGCAGACTTTTTGGTGGGAGGGCATGCCTGATGCTATTTTCTATCGTTTGGAGGTGGTGACCCCGAAGTTTGACAGCATATCGAAATTGGTACTTGATACCTTAATCACCGGGAACAAATTTGTGTATACCCTTGATCCGGGTAGATACGAGTGGCGGGTAAGGGCCGAGAACGGGAGTAGTGCAAGTGCCTTTACTACCAGGGCATTTACAATATATCCGTCAAGTCTTACTGACCAGATTTTGCAGGTCAGCAAGCCAACCAATGGATTATATGCTAACCATCCCGAAGTGCAGTATGAATGGCTTAGGCTTTTTGGTGCAACGCAGTACCGGCTTCAGGTGGACAAAAATAATTTCCTGGACGAGACCAAACTTTTGCTGAATGTAACCACAGACAACCTTAGTTTTCTTCAGTCACTGATGACTGAAGGTGCATTCCAATACCGCATCAGGGCTGAAAACGCAACCCAGAACTCAAAATGGAGTCCGGTACGGAATTTTACTTACGATATTATTGGCCCCGAAAAAGTAACGCTGAGTGCTCCGGTCAATAAGCAGGTTGTTTCCAGACCGGTCAAACTGGTCTGGAATGGGCAGGCAGATGCAGACCGTTACCAGGTCTATGTGTATAAAAGTGATTCGTTAACGATTTATAATACTGCTTATCCACAGCTTCTTACAGCCACAGAGCTCAACTTTAATGCGGGCGAGAGCGGTGAATCACTGGTCTGGCGGGTGAGGGCGGTTGATAAGGCTGGTAATTTTGGCGGATATAGTGCTTACTATTCATTTACTATGCGGTAA
- a CDS encoding hypothetical protein (product_source=Hypo-rule applied) — protein sequence MASPLNRGKVILQNWDERQKELEALIGTGASLKRSIKMRKYVYLRDGLARLGISPTVDERIYAGIIRAMLKKMLKKFFPNLILRKINEWKERYLIMPRLTKMFKAQREENLSVLDKRMHGIGITGLSDHLKSELDFEREKVELPLTGRFEQDHVLAVTLQLEKDGYEGYGLTRIDASLMAAENDDRKCSIPSGYNLQMNQIINLLKGGAVKVDANAFISGESGEKWLQLDLDRMDPKGNFSLCELILEDRDSIDKLVVRTASEIGYHGINTPEVLEMLKTGARAAFNLERTGRFYVQADPRLKALQFRDEHLHAISIEKLKQKLLQGRSLSSQQPQTVKALKIVNDKNKNKGIEL from the coding sequence ATGGCTTCCCCTTTAAACCGTGGAAAGGTGATCCTTCAAAACTGGGATGAACGACAAAAAGAACTGGAAGCCCTTATAGGCACGGGTGCTAGTCTGAAGCGGAGCATAAAAATGCGAAAATATGTTTACCTGCGGGACGGTCTGGCCAGACTGGGCATATCGCCTACGGTAGATGAACGGATCTATGCGGGTATCATCCGGGCAATGCTAAAAAAAATGCTTAAGAAGTTCTTTCCAAATCTGATCCTGAGGAAGATAAATGAATGGAAAGAACGCTACCTGATTATGCCCCGGCTGACCAAAATGTTCAAGGCCCAGAGAGAAGAGAATTTATCTGTATTGGACAAGAGGATGCATGGGATAGGCATCACCGGTCTTTCGGATCATTTGAAGTCGGAGCTTGACTTTGAACGCGAAAAAGTTGAGCTGCCCCTTACGGGCAGGTTTGAGCAGGATCATGTTCTCGCAGTGACGCTGCAGCTGGAAAAGGACGGATACGAGGGTTACGGACTCACCAGGATCGATGCCTCCCTTATGGCCGCTGAAAATGATGACCGGAAGTGTTCCATACCCAGCGGATATAACCTGCAGATGAATCAGATCATCAATTTATTAAAAGGTGGCGCTGTAAAAGTGGATGCCAACGCATTTATCAGCGGGGAGAGCGGTGAGAAATGGCTGCAGCTGGATCTTGACCGTATGGACCCGAAAGGAAATTTTTCACTCTGTGAACTAATACTTGAAGACCGCGATTCAATTGATAAGTTGGTTGTTCGGACAGCCAGCGAAATCGGCTATCACGGGATCAACACGCCAGAGGTACTAGAGATGCTAAAGACCGGGGCACGGGCAGCCTTCAATCTGGAAAGAACAGGGCGTTTTTATGTTCAGGCAGATCCCAGGTTAAAAGCATTGCAGTTCCGCGATGAGCATCTGCATGCTATTTCAATTGAAAAGTTAAAGCAGAAGTTGTTACAGGGCAGATCCCTTTCTTCTCAACAGCCCCAGACCGTCAAAGCGCTCAAAATTGTAAATGATAAAAATAAGAACAAGGGTATCGAACTGTAG
- a CDS encoding hypothetical protein (product_source=Hypo-rule applied; pfam=PF16804; superfamily=48371), with protein MPFESVKEDVPALLEWLQDTHWDVAEGIAKYLVPHVNETKQELLSILNSNDSMWKYFVMYILIARSQDKLDPALIEVLRRIAEHPSDIDAEDAVDEAAKDILMNEFLCG; from the coding sequence TTGCCATTTGAATCAGTTAAGGAAGATGTTCCAGCATTATTAGAATGGTTGCAAGATACGCATTGGGATGTGGCTGAAGGTATTGCCAAATATTTGGTGCCTCATGTTAATGAGACCAAACAAGAATTATTGTCCATACTTAACTCCAATGATAGTATGTGGAAGTATTTTGTTATGTATATATTGATTGCACGTTCGCAGGATAAACTTGACCCGGCATTAATAGAAGTTTTAAGAAGAATTGCTGAACATCCATCAGACATTGATGCAGAGGATGCCGTTGATGAAGCGGCAAAGGATATACTCATGAATGAATTTTTATGTGGTTAG
- a CDS encoding conjugative transposon TraK protein (product_source=TIGR03781; cath_funfam=3.30.200.20; superfamily=46785; tigrfam=TIGR03781; transmembrane_helix_parts=Inside_1_19,TMhelix_20_42,Outside_43_204) yields the protein MFTQFKNIDSAFSHIKRFSIFLVLACAGIAAFAIYKGFDLAARAQKQVYILANGKVLEAVSADRKDNIAVEIRDHIKMFHHYFFTLDPDEKVIQANISSALNLADQSAKKAYDNLKEKGYFNNLISANISQEITVDSIELDLNEYPYPFRCYATQRLIRATSTVIRRLLTSGNLRNVSRSDNNPHGFLIQRWETLENKDEPLKP from the coding sequence ATGTTTACACAGTTCAAAAATATCGATAGCGCATTCAGCCATATCAAACGCTTTAGCATTTTTCTCGTCCTTGCCTGTGCCGGGATAGCTGCTTTTGCCATCTATAAGGGATTCGATCTGGCCGCGCGGGCCCAAAAGCAGGTTTATATTCTCGCCAATGGAAAAGTCCTTGAAGCGGTTTCGGCAGACCGGAAGGATAATATTGCGGTAGAGATCAGGGACCACATCAAAATGTTCCATCATTACTTTTTTACCCTTGACCCTGATGAAAAGGTAATCCAGGCGAATATTTCCTCAGCATTAAACCTGGCTGATCAAAGCGCAAAAAAAGCTTATGATAACCTGAAGGAAAAAGGATATTTCAATAACCTGATATCAGCCAATATCTCTCAGGAGATCACTGTTGATAGTATCGAGCTTGATCTCAACGAATACCCTTACCCGTTCAGGTGTTATGCCACACAACGCCTGATCCGTGCGACATCCACGGTTATACGCAGACTGCTCACCTCAGGGAATCTAAGAAATGTATCCAGATCTGACAACAATCCGCATGGCTTTCTCATTCAGCGCTGGGAAACCCTGGAAAACAAAGATGAACCGCTAAAACCCTAA
- a CDS encoding hypothetical protein (product_source=Hypo-rule applied; cath_funfam=1.25.40.10; pfam=PF07432; smart=SM00721; superfamily=47661): MGRQYTTIMDKFQKVKEVITSIEADVTKFYDGNNAAAGTRVRKAMQDLKVLASDIRKEVTEKKNSAK, encoded by the coding sequence TTGGGCCGGCAATACACAACAATTATGGACAAATTTCAAAAAGTTAAAGAAGTGATCACTTCGATCGAAGCTGATGTGACCAAGTTTTATGATGGTAACAACGCTGCAGCGGGAACCCGCGTACGTAAAGCCATGCAAGACCTGAAAGTTTTGGCTTCAGATATCAGAAAAGAAGTAACGGAAAAGAAAAATAGCGCTAAATAA
- a CDS encoding hypothetical protein (product_source=Hypo-rule applied; superfamily=117916) has protein sequence MIKNLKQIKARDLKIGNYLVNLGLVQEIEIKPDCDTVVLKINNEQHTFNFLPGSDLIIIENVIIDEPMGYLLSPGIRNSVRNIFETKRVEIKKIDKTKDH, from the coding sequence ATGATTAAGAATTTAAAACAGATCAAAGCAAGAGATCTAAAGATTGGAAATTATTTAGTGAATTTGGGGCTGGTGCAGGAAATCGAAATAAAACCTGATTGCGATACAGTTGTATTGAAAATAAACAATGAACAGCACACTTTTAACTTTTTGCCTGGTAGTGACCTGATCATCATCGAGAATGTTATTATTGATGAGCCAATGGGATACTTGTTATCTCCCGGAATAAGAAACTCAGTGAGGAATATCTTCGAAACAAAAAGAGTGGAAATAAAAAAAATCGATAAGACTAAAGATCATTAG
- a CDS encoding hypothetical protein (product_source=Hypo-rule applied) has translation MPGIRDAPHLVVELLPTEICLRPGQVNSFATIDDAFDYLDAKMGYHDLPGSGPEHPIYDQHADEFLKDLKQSNPLTINNSSMNLNNLENLKKEMKTLGFSKELQEKMEDNMKNNLPEFILKDQVAGHKGQIDINIYFKQSGQSENYYLNKYDVALNEGKPLEPGQQYLVISPSETAGKNNVWKRDSVAEAIEIFKKQPGNAELAVGKDAAHKEKLASMEAGKINYVEKDFGRIFRNPPLPQTIWVERGKGFTASQSVNLIEGRAVYREDMLTQGGLPYKAWMKLDLDGPRDRHMNFNMNQYHDPSYGFNLKEVLDKFNIKELENPKEREKPGSPVEKW, from the coding sequence ATGCCCGGAATCAGGGATGCCCCGCACCTGGTAGTGGAACTGCTGCCAACAGAAATCTGCCTCCGGCCCGGTCAGGTGAATTCATTTGCCACCATCGATGACGCCTTTGACTATCTGGATGCAAAGATGGGTTATCACGACCTGCCGGGCAGCGGCCCTGAACATCCCATTTATGATCAGCACGCTGATGAATTTTTGAAAGATTTAAAACAATCCAATCCATTAACCATAAACAACAGTAGTATGAATTTGAACAATTTGGAAAATCTCAAAAAAGAGATGAAAACCCTGGGCTTCAGTAAAGAGCTGCAGGAAAAAATGGAGGACAACATGAAAAACAACCTCCCAGAATTTATTTTAAAGGACCAGGTTGCCGGGCACAAGGGCCAGATAGATATTAACATCTATTTCAAGCAGTCCGGCCAGAGTGAAAACTATTACTTAAATAAATATGATGTTGCACTCAATGAAGGCAAACCCCTGGAGCCCGGTCAGCAATACCTGGTGATTTCCCCAAGTGAAACCGCGGGTAAGAACAATGTCTGGAAACGGGACAGCGTGGCAGAGGCGATCGAAATCTTCAAAAAGCAGCCTGGAAATGCCGAACTTGCAGTTGGCAAGGATGCTGCACATAAAGAAAAGCTCGCCTCCATGGAAGCGGGCAAAATCAACTATGTCGAAAAGGATTTTGGCAGGATCTTCCGTAACCCACCACTGCCGCAGACCATATGGGTGGAACGCGGTAAAGGTTTTACCGCCTCCCAGTCCGTGAACCTGATTGAGGGACGTGCGGTGTACCGCGAGGATATGCTTACGCAGGGAGGATTGCCTTACAAGGCTTGGATGAAGCTGGATCTTGATGGGCCCCGTGACAGGCACATGAATTTTAATATGAACCAATATCACGACCCCTCTTATGGCTTTAACCTGAAAGAAGTGCTTGATAAGTTTAATATCAAGGAACTTGAAAACCCAAAGGAAAGGGAGAAACCTGGAAGCCCAGTTGAAAAATGGTGA
- a CDS encoding DNA-binding LytR/AlgR family response regulator (product_source=COG3279; cath_funfam=3.40.50.2300; cog=COG3279; pfam=PF00072,PF04397; smart=SM00448,SM00850; superfamily=52172) → MKVFSCIIIDDDPQAVELLVECIQLSPHLTLIKFYTDPIIAQREIAQFEKPIDILFTDVEMPGLSGLELAETINQKVNCLVLVSSHLQYALEGYNVNAQQFLSKPFDYKKFEKIMGNLMNRLKVEDDFIMIRLGGKNNALKLYLKEIIAIESASNYLKVHTLEKTYIPYGTLNAMEEELKFFADFKRISRSFMINTRFIKNINRYKILMEKDLYATVGNSYQKGFDAYFDELTKKKKNNS, encoded by the coding sequence TTGAAAGTCTTTTCCTGCATAATAATTGATGATGACCCCCAAGCGGTAGAGCTTCTTGTAGAATGCATCCAATTATCCCCTCATTTAACCCTGATCAAGTTCTATACAGACCCCATTATTGCTCAGCGTGAGATCGCACAGTTTGAAAAACCCATTGATATTCTTTTCACCGATGTAGAAATGCCAGGCCTTTCAGGCCTTGAACTTGCAGAAACAATCAATCAGAAAGTAAATTGCCTGGTTCTGGTCAGCAGCCACCTTCAATATGCGCTGGAAGGCTACAATGTCAATGCCCAACAGTTTCTAAGTAAGCCTTTTGACTACAAAAAATTCGAAAAAATCATGGGCAACCTGATGAACAGACTCAAGGTCGAAGATGATTTTATCATGATCAGATTAGGAGGAAAGAACAACGCGCTGAAGCTTTATCTCAAAGAAATCATTGCCATAGAGAGTGCTTCCAATTACCTCAAGGTGCACACCCTGGAAAAAACATATATTCCCTATGGAACTTTGAATGCGATGGAAGAGGAGCTGAAATTCTTTGCAGATTTCAAACGCATAAGCAGATCCTTTATGATCAACACCAGATTTATCAAGAATATAAACCGCTATAAAATCCTGATGGAAAAAGACCTATATGCTACGGTCGGCAACTCCTATCAAAAAGGATTTGATGCCTATTTCGACGAACTAACGAAAAAGAAAAAAAACAACAGCTGA
- a CDS encoding two-component system LytT family response regulator (product_source=KO:K02477; cath_funfam=3.40.50.2300; cog=COG3279; ko=KO:K02477; pfam=PF04397; smart=SM00850; superfamily=52172) — translation MINCYIIGELATVESLCAHIGSHPLTELTGYSLQIPENFDFTYPISPDIIFIDASMITAAWKLMDRAKQFSSVILVSGDTLQAFEAFEHLAFDYLITPVSFNRFVKSINKFDHLTQLAYSIHAPKKQHVLDSFYIKTDSKGFKEVLIRCDQLIYIQALQNYVVLHMENDKRFACHNSMKEMEDSLSGSSFSRIHKSFIINDTKITSIEGNMVTLNHSDSHKLLIGNTYRKAFFEKKNQKMIRKQKQLPQLPAYSLLGSLVFYLSLRIEASIEGLQAISNIFL, via the coding sequence ATGATCAACTGTTACATAATAGGTGAACTGGCTACTGTTGAGTCGCTTTGTGCCCATATTGGTAGTCACCCGCTGACTGAACTTACAGGGTATTCCCTGCAGATACCTGAGAACTTTGATTTTACCTATCCGATCAGTCCGGACATTATATTCATTGATGCTTCGATGATTACAGCTGCATGGAAACTGATGGATAGGGCAAAGCAGTTTTCTTCGGTCATTCTGGTCTCTGGCGATACGCTTCAGGCGTTCGAAGCATTTGAGCATCTTGCTTTTGATTACCTGATCACCCCGGTATCCTTTAATCGGTTTGTAAAGAGTATAAATAAATTCGATCACCTTACGCAGCTGGCCTATTCTATCCATGCTCCAAAAAAACAGCATGTGCTTGATTCTTTTTATATCAAGACTGATTCGAAGGGTTTCAAAGAGGTGCTGATCAGGTGTGACCAACTGATTTACATACAGGCACTGCAGAACTATGTTGTATTACATATGGAAAATGACAAGCGTTTTGCATGTCATAACTCGATGAAAGAAATGGAGGACAGTCTTTCTGGTTCCAGTTTCAGCAGAATCCATAAATCATTTATTATCAACGATACCAAAATTACCTCGATTGAGGGCAACATGGTAACGCTTAATCACTCAGACAGCCATAAACTACTGATAGGAAACACGTACCGTAAAGCATTCTTCGAAAAAAAGAATCAAAAAATGATCAGAAAGCAGAAACAGCTGCCGCAACTGCCTGCCTATTCTTTATTGGGATCCTTGGTGTTTTACCTTTCATTAAGGATTGAAGCGTCCATAGAGGGGCTTCAAGCGATCTCCAATATTTTCTTATAA
- a CDS encoding hypothetical protein (product_source=Hypo-rule applied; pfam=PF12508; transmembrane_helix_parts=Inside_1_11,TMhelix_12_34,Outside_35_349), with the protein MEKRKIRDKRKVLLVLPILILPFAALAFYAMGGGKGEASVPKTQTGINTTLPDATFAKEKPTDKMGIYDLGDRDSVSTENSGLDQIADRLGFRKEPSKDPTAEIDLKLKQLNEQINTPIESGPVASKQNRSIQVPGIKSDVDRLEQLMSGMQNSAGEDPEMKQLSGMLEKVLDIQHPERVRDAYLNKVNSAPEERFAAIPAMIATKQKLVQGAVLKLVLTDTVSIGGIHFSKGQEVFGLCNLTNQRLLVDIKTIRIGNNIIPVDLSLYSLDGIKGIAAPDAVVNSAISGGADDAVRSLQLLSMDQSVGVQVAGAGIDAAKGLFSKKVRRIKMKVKAGSAVLLRNNQIRK; encoded by the coding sequence ATGGAAAAACGAAAAATCAGGGACAAAAGAAAAGTTCTTTTAGTTCTGCCAATCCTCATCCTACCTTTCGCCGCACTGGCATTCTATGCTATGGGCGGTGGAAAGGGAGAGGCCTCAGTTCCAAAAACGCAGACAGGGATCAATACAACGCTTCCCGATGCCACTTTTGCAAAAGAAAAGCCAACCGATAAAATGGGTATTTATGATCTTGGGGACCGGGACTCAGTCAGTACTGAAAATTCCGGCCTGGATCAGATCGCCGATCGCCTGGGCTTTAGAAAGGAACCTTCAAAAGATCCCACTGCCGAAATTGATCTTAAACTGAAACAGCTCAATGAACAGATCAATACACCTATAGAAAGCGGGCCTGTCGCGAGTAAACAAAACAGATCCATCCAGGTGCCCGGGATAAAATCGGATGTGGACAGGCTTGAACAGCTCATGTCCGGTATGCAGAACTCTGCTGGTGAAGATCCCGAAATGAAACAGCTTAGCGGAATGCTGGAGAAGGTGCTGGACATCCAGCATCCCGAGCGTGTCCGTGATGCTTACCTAAACAAAGTGAATTCAGCGCCCGAAGAACGTTTTGCCGCAATACCTGCTATGATAGCGACCAAGCAAAAATTGGTACAGGGCGCTGTGCTTAAACTGGTATTGACCGATACAGTCTCTATCGGTGGAATCCATTTTTCAAAAGGGCAGGAAGTTTTTGGGCTCTGTAACCTGACCAACCAAAGATTGTTGGTCGACATCAAAACCATCCGTATCGGCAATAACATCATTCCGGTCGACTTATCCCTTTACAGCCTGGATGGCATCAAGGGTATTGCGGCACCCGATGCAGTAGTCAATAGTGCCATTTCAGGTGGAGCCGATGATGCGGTGAGAAGCCTACAATTGCTGAGCATGGATCAGTCGGTCGGGGTGCAGGTGGCAGGTGCCGGAATAGATGCCGCAAAAGGACTTTTCTCCAAAAAGGTGAGGCGGATAAAGATGAAAGTGAAAGCTGGTTCTGCTGTCCTGCTCCGGAATAACCAGATCAGGAAATAA
- a CDS encoding hypothetical protein (product_source=Hypo-rule applied; transmembrane_helix_parts=Inside_1_6,TMhelix_7_26,Outside_27_164) gives MKNKKLTYLLVCCAVAVWGIIFYRIFIGTEDEDQVLPVNHRFKAAYFNMIDHQHDPVVIDLDYDDPFSGVFTPENEPKVPVTGNSVISPIIQPLAKPQVNWSVVSYKGLAFNPKTRKNVAIISVNGNEAMLEEGGSANGVRFIKRTGDSVKIEYQHTIRYLSFK, from the coding sequence ATGAAGAACAAGAAATTGACATATCTGTTAGTGTGTTGTGCAGTAGCCGTATGGGGAATTATTTTTTATAGGATTTTTATCGGAACGGAAGACGAAGATCAGGTTTTACCTGTAAATCACCGTTTCAAGGCAGCTTATTTCAATATGATCGACCACCAGCATGACCCGGTAGTTATCGACCTGGACTATGATGACCCCTTTTCGGGTGTTTTTACCCCTGAAAACGAACCGAAAGTGCCAGTGACGGGCAACTCGGTAATATCACCTATAATACAGCCGTTAGCTAAACCTCAGGTGAACTGGTCTGTAGTCAGCTATAAGGGACTGGCTTTTAATCCGAAAACAAGAAAAAACGTGGCGATTATCAGTGTCAATGGAAATGAAGCCATGCTTGAAGAAGGGGGAAGCGCAAATGGGGTCAGGTTTATTAAACGTACAGGAGATTCCGTTAAAATCGAATATCAGCACACCATCAGGTATTTATCCTTTAAGTAA
- a CDS encoding hypothetical protein (product_source=Hypo-rule applied) produces the protein MKTQRKGRNLEAQLKNGDRPTITVEKNGEQVKLHVEAVPRYSQLNMFALSGRPEKREQFLKAPSINKEVTKSKGKEVSTAQGLGV, from the coding sequence TTGAAAACCCAAAGGAAAGGGAGAAACCTGGAAGCCCAGTTGAAAAATGGTGACCGTCCTACAATAACAGTCGAAAAAAACGGCGAACAGGTTAAGCTCCATGTAGAGGCCGTACCACGTTATTCACAGCTGAACATGTTTGCCTTGAGTGGCAGACCGGAAAAAAGAGAACAGTTCCTGAAAGCGCCTTCAATAAATAAAGAGGTAACAAAATCAAAGGGAAAAGAGGTTTCTACTGCTCAGGGTTTGGGCGTTTAG
- a CDS encoding hypothetical protein (product_source=Hypo-rule applied; transmembrane_helix_parts=Inside_1_41,TMhelix_42_64,Outside_65_67): MEHKEKGAENKAHAALNLKLLQVQKKVADWLNDKCRNLSARVLMVVLILFCSGSACLLIMLIMGKIK, translated from the coding sequence ATGGAACACAAAGAAAAGGGTGCTGAAAATAAAGCACATGCCGCCTTGAACTTGAAGTTATTACAGGTGCAAAAAAAGGTGGCTGACTGGTTGAACGATAAATGCCGTAACCTGTCCGCAAGGGTATTGATGGTTGTCCTTATCCTATTCTGCTCAGGTTCCGCCTGTCTGCTGATCATGCTCATCATGGGCAAAATTAAATAA
- a CDS encoding hypothetical protein (product_source=Hypo-rule applied), giving the protein MFNDDYMLITLAEVKDYITKNRHLPEIPSAVQMEKEGLNLGDLNIKLLKKVEELPLYLIEKDSQLMEQKKVNQSLQQQIDKLAKKINN; this is encoded by the coding sequence GTGTTCAATGACGATTATATGTTGATTACCTTAGCAGAAGTTAAAGATTATATCACTAAAAACCGCCACCTGCCAGAAATTCCGTCTGCGGTGCAGATGGAAAAAGAAGGACTTAACCTCGGTGATTTGAATATTAAGCTATTAAAGAAAGTTGAGGAACTGCCTTTGTATTTAATAGAAAAAGATAGTCAATTGATGGAACAGAAAAAAGTAAACCAATCTTTACAACAACAGATTGACAAACTTGCGAAGAAGATAAACAATTAG